The Rosa chinensis cultivar Old Blush chromosome 7, RchiOBHm-V2, whole genome shotgun sequence DNA segment AAATGAGTCTTATTCACAACACGTGGCACAACTATAGTACAACGTACTGTGACTGAGATAGCTCATATTATAGGTAGCCTTTTCAATTCCCAGAATCAAAATCACACCCGGCTCATCATCTTCCTCTGCCTCACATATCCTTTGTCTCTCTTCTGCTATTCATAGTGAGTTTCTTTGTTAGCTTGTTTTTTTTCCAACAAATTAGCTTGGGCCATGGAAGAGATTAATATTATTCCGTCCTGTTCTCCACCCTATAGTATTTGTCAAGAAACCTCTGTAAACACACTTCAACAACGCCTCCAGTTGATAGTTCAAAATCGGCCGGAATTTTGGGTCTACTCTATTTTCTGGCAAGCCACGAAAGACCGCAACGGCGGTGTTTCGTTGTCATGGGCCGGTGGCCATTTCAGAGGCATCCGAGACTTCTCATCCAAGAAGTTGGATAACAATTACcagctcaaatttgggttggATCTGGAGAGGCCGAAGAAGGTGATCAACCGACAAGTCGAAGCTCTGTTCCAGGAAGACATGGACATGGAGAGACTGGTGGACATTAATGGAGATGTGACTGATTCGGAGTGGTTTTACTTCTACACCCTTTCTTTGACACAGTCCTTTGCTGCAGGCCATGGGAGTAACAATATTCTTGGCCGTTCATTTTCTTCCGGCGCGTTTGTGTGGTTGGCAGGAGATCAGGAGCTTCAGTTGTATGAGTGTGAGAGAGTTAAGGAGGCTCGCATGTCTGGAATTCAAACACTTGTTTGTATTCCAACTCCCTATGGGGTGATTGAACTTGCTTCTTTGGAAGTGATTAAAAAAGATTGGGGTTTTGTGCAGAACTCAAAGTCAATTTTTGGATCCGACATAATCACAGCCAGCGGCAGCGTCTCAAATTCAAAGCAGGATCATGTTCATGTTCCTCAGCTGCAAAACTCTATGTTTCCACGATCAGATCAAAAGGAGTGGACGACACAAGGTGATTaatcaaaatttatatttctAACATAATATACATTGGCCGGTGATTTCATCTCTGAAAATGCTATGTTTTTCTATCTTTCTATACGTATTTTTCAAtcactttttctcttttatatatTGTCACCTTAAATTTCTTTAGTATGCGTTTTTTCATTCATAATTATATATCTTGCGGCTCTCattaatttttgttgatttGTTTAAATGTCTTTAGTATGTGTTTTTTCATTCATAATTATATATCTTGCGACTCTCATTAGTTTTTGTTGATTTGTATACTTACTTTCACCATGTCTATAGAAGGTGGTAGGAAAGAAAATGTCAACTTAAGTGGATCATCATCTGACTCCGGGCCTTCCGAGAATACATCAAACACTCGATTGAGaaaaagaggaagatcagaCAAAGGCGAGCGAGATTCACCAATAAACCATGTGGAGGCCGAGAGACAACGACGGGAAAAGCTTAATCACCGATTCTATGCCCTCCGATCCGTCGTTCCTAATGTATCGAAGATGGATAAAGCTTCTTTACTCTCTGATGCAGTTGTATACATCAATAATCTTAAGACAAAGATTGAGGAGTTGGAAGCAAAAATTCAAGCACAACCCAAGAAACCCAAACCAAGTATCATGAGTGACAATACTCTTGACTACAGTCAAGTCACGAGCTCCTTAACTTATAGAGCCGCTGCTGCTACAGAGGTGGATGTGAAGATTGTAGGCTCCGAAGCCATGATTCGAGTCCGATGTCCAGATAATAAGGACTATCCAAATGCTAGATTGATGAATGCACTCAAACACCTTGAATTACAAATTCATCATGcaagcatatcaagtgtgaaCGACTTCATGCTTCAAGATGTTGTGGCAAGAGTTCCTGATGGATTCACAAGCGAGGAGGCTATGAGAACTGCTATTATAAATAGATTTTCCAACTAGTCTCCCTTGCTGGCTCATGTAGATTGATCACAATAAACTTCTTGTGGGATTTATCTCACTGTTCTTGTTCGGTAGTGGTACTTCGTTGCTCAAAGTTTAAGACGACTTAAGTTTAATAATTAGCATCCGTACGTTTGTttgtactttaaaaaaaaaaaattattataactAAAAGTATTATAAAGAAAACCACTAGGATAATGGGGTGGCATCATAAAGTAATATagagttcacatccaaaactaattggcaatggatggagtggcacAAACCCccttagaccatctccaatggagtGGTCATTTGCCACATGGAATGCTCAACGGtaagaaatgaaagaggaaTTCACTCCAACAGAGATGTCAAATCCTACGTGGATTTGACATTTCAATTCttactgtcaaatttgacaggcTCAACCTCttctgtcttttctttttttattccttcTATCTCCTTCTCTCTCGTCACTCTCCCTTTCTTCTTACCCAGAAGAAGGCCAGAACCATACCCAGAACCAAATTAGAGAAAACTTCCAGAGTGATAGCAGCCTTTAAATGCAATGACCACTTGCAATCCCAATACTTTACAGTGACAAATTATAACAAACACAATAAGCTCCTTGTTCTTAGAAAACCCATGCCAAATCCAATTTCCCCAATCTCAATAAGCTTCTTATCCTGTACAACACATTTGAGTTTCGAAAAACCCATTTCTCCAATTGCAACAAATCCAGTTTATTGCAATGACCAGTTTGCAAGAAACCCAGTTTTCAATCTCACCTATATCACCCGATCAGTCACCCAGACGCCACCATCACCTCAAGCGCAGACACCAGCAACGAcgaaggaggaagaggaggaggaagcacTGATCTTTCTGGGCATATGATTTCTCGTGaaagaaccaaaaacaaaatctagaAGGAGCGGATGGTTAAGGAATTAATAAGGAGAAGTGGTGAAAGAGATGAAGaaccagaaggagaagaagttgAGAAGGaagatgagagaagaaagagataaaaggAAGTGAATTATTTGTagataaaataattttaaaaagaaataaaatattaatattatttgacACATCTATTGGAGAAGGAGTTGAACAAAAATAACATTGCCACATCATTCTTCAAATTCAATTTTAACACACTCCAATTGACTAtaccattggagatgctcttataaactcataggcaatgttctatttttctcatgtgtgatgtatatattctcaacacgcctccgcacgtgtggcgaattttcaagccatacacgtggacaacttttgggtgacgtggagcccgtgtggccgtttgACATGCACACGTGgataacctggctctgataccactacTAGGATTTTTGCCTTAGacatcggccagaaaccgatgttaaaaaaaattcatccgatgtcttagtgggtgatgttaaagatcacgAACAAAAAGACATCggtcaaaaaccgatgtccaGTTCAACAATAGACAACGAATAAGCTTATGGAACCGATGTAAAACCGTTATTACGATGACATATTAGTgtgtttagatattgttaaatcttcatattttggcatttaaTGCTTAATGAAGTATAGGTCCAATAGCAGaagtattcattttaacatcgttactcataTTAGAAACGATGTTTTATATGGTATTAGACATCGGATT contains these protein-coding regions:
- the LOC112180575 gene encoding transcription factor MYC2 isoform X2, which encodes MEEINIIPSCSPPYSICQETSVNTLQQRLQLIVQNRPEFWVYSIFWQATKDRNGGVSLSWAGGHFRGIRDFSSKKLDNNYQLKFGLDLERPKKVINRQVEALFQEDMDMERLVDINGDVTDSEWFYFYTLSLTQSFAAGHGSNNILGRSFSSGAFVWLAGDQELQLYECERVKEARMSGIQTLVCIPTPYGVIELASLEVIKKDWGFVQNSKSIFGSDIITASGSVSNSKQDHVHVPQLQNSMFPRSDQKEWTTQGGRKENVNLSGSSSDSGPSENTSNTRLRKRGRSDKGERDSPINHVEAERQRREKLNHRFYALRSVVPNVSKMDKASLLSDAVVYINNLKTKIEELEAKIQAQPKKPKPSIMSDNTLDYSQVTSSLTYRAAAATEVDVKIVGSEAMIRVRCPDNKDYPNARLMNALKHLELQIHHASISSVNDFMLQDVVARVPDGFTSEEAMRTAIINRFSN
- the LOC112180575 gene encoding transcription factor MYC1 isoform X1, with amino-acid sequence MEEINIIPSCSPPYSICQETSVNTLQQRLQLIVQNRPEFWVYSIFWQATKDRNGGVSLSWAGGHFRGIRDFSSKKLDNNYQLKFGLDLERPKKVINRQVEALFQEDMDMERLVDINGDVTDSEWFYFYTLSLTQSFAAGHGSNNILGRSFSSGAFVWLAGDQELQLYECERVKEARMSGIQTLVCIPTPYGVIELASLEVIKKDWGFVQNSKSIFGSDIITASGSVSNSKQDHVHVPQLQNSMFPRSDQKEWTTQEGGRKENVNLSGSSSDSGPSENTSNTRLRKRGRSDKGERDSPINHVEAERQRREKLNHRFYALRSVVPNVSKMDKASLLSDAVVYINNLKTKIEELEAKIQAQPKKPKPSIMSDNTLDYSQVTSSLTYRAAAATEVDVKIVGSEAMIRVRCPDNKDYPNARLMNALKHLELQIHHASISSVNDFMLQDVVARVPDGFTSEEAMRTAIINRFSN